In Lacibacter sp. H375, one DNA window encodes the following:
- a CDS encoding arginine deiminase family protein encodes MAQHNYYVENELGRLRKLVIHSPDGGIGKIIPGTFADNLYDDIVHLNKMQKEYNHYVKLLLYFLDKEKVNYINQYQQTADEEKKSWCYIPGKDEYFNSEKVLDTQQLLAEIIKDEKVKLRLISAICSYEESSYAIQQVLENINDAPLLAKIFITGILPAEAMVTQEDQYIFPPIPNFIFTRDIGIMVKDHILLSRMATVARRRESLLTKFLSLYYFFKDEPQKVMEIIEESDFFLYEEEERKHRIITIEGGDVMMIHPKHFVIGCSIRTSSSAVNEMVHTLFSKPELGIEKVSVVKIPKNRAQMHIDTIFTQVKRNVWVLYGRFSERILRAEHISRHSYVNKLSHNPRQLEMEQVEILQFQKPTNEPYIKTKDYSIHKRLPGIESLLRQISVEDFGANPEDVKIIYSGGNLFPHDEREQWTDSCNVVAVKEGVVIGYDRNDKTADAFKEAGFNVLTTTEAFEQFENGVDPETIENTLILLPSAELSRARGGSHCMSMPLLRDKL; translated from the coding sequence ATGGCTCAACATAATTATTACGTTGAAAACGAATTAGGACGATTGCGGAAATTAGTCATTCATAGTCCCGATGGCGGTATCGGAAAAATCATCCCGGGTACGTTTGCTGATAACCTGTACGACGATATTGTGCACCTCAACAAAATGCAGAAAGAATACAATCATTATGTAAAACTCTTATTGTATTTCCTCGACAAGGAAAAAGTAAACTACATCAACCAATACCAACAAACTGCTGACGAAGAAAAAAAGTCGTGGTGTTATATCCCCGGCAAAGATGAATATTTCAACAGCGAAAAAGTACTTGACACACAACAATTGCTGGCTGAAATTATCAAAGATGAAAAAGTAAAGCTCCGGTTGATATCAGCGATATGCTCTTATGAAGAATCGAGTTATGCCATTCAGCAGGTATTGGAAAATATTAATGATGCTCCACTGCTTGCAAAAATTTTCATCACCGGAATTTTACCTGCAGAAGCAATGGTCACACAGGAAGATCAATACATCTTCCCTCCTATTCCCAACTTCATTTTTACACGTGACATCGGCATAATGGTGAAAGATCATATTCTGCTGAGCCGTATGGCTACTGTTGCACGGAGAAGAGAATCGTTACTCACCAAATTCTTATCGCTCTATTATTTCTTTAAAGATGAGCCGCAAAAAGTAATGGAAATCATTGAAGAAAGCGACTTCTTTTTGTATGAAGAAGAAGAACGCAAACATCGCATCATTACCATTGAAGGTGGTGACGTGATGATGATCCATCCCAAACATTTTGTGATCGGCTGCAGTATACGTACCAGCAGCAGTGCTGTAAATGAAATGGTGCACACGTTGTTCAGCAAACCTGAACTGGGCATTGAAAAAGTTTCGGTTGTAAAAATTCCAAAGAACCGTGCACAAATGCACATCGATACCATCTTTACACAAGTAAAACGAAATGTGTGGGTGTTGTACGGGCGTTTCAGCGAACGTATTTTACGTGCAGAACATATCAGCAGGCACAGTTATGTAAATAAGCTGTCGCACAACCCACGCCAATTGGAAATGGAACAGGTGGAAATTCTGCAATTCCAGAAACCGACGAACGAGCCGTACATTAAAACAAAAGATTACAGTATTCACAAACGACTTCCCGGTATTGAATCATTATTAAGACAAATAAGCGTAGAAGATTTCGGCGCCAACCCGGAAGATGTAAAAATTATTTACAGCGGCGGCAACCTGTTTCCACATGATGAGCGGGAACAGTGGACGGACAGTTGTAACGTAGTTGCCGTGAAAGAAGGCGTGGTGATTGGTTATGATCGCAATGATAAAACTGCAGATGCTTTTAAAGAAGCAGGTTTCAATGTACTCACCACCACAGAAGCATTTGAGCAATTTGAAAATGGTGTAGATCCTGAAACGATCGAAAACACATTGATCTTATTACCAAGTGCTGAATTATCAAGAGCAAGAGGCGGCAGCCATTGTATGAGTATGCCGTTGCTGAGAGACAAATTATGA
- a CDS encoding pseudouridine synthase encodes MSYLKPKIRNLAANYMSTAPHRYFIINKPYDMVSQFVSSHDVRLLGDLDFEFPEGTHAIGRLDNHSEGLLLLTTNKKVTRLLFDPKKKHERSYLIMVKNIVTPELLEQLRTGVSIPVTTGEDYIAVPTSIEIVDNVKDHYMHMDDVRQQYPHTWMLMTLTEGKFHQVRKMCLAIHRRCLRLIRVSIGNLKLGDLKPGDVKEMDEDEFFELIGIEYAV; translated from the coding sequence ATGTCATACCTAAAGCCCAAAATCCGTAATCTTGCAGCCAATTACATGTCAACAGCCCCTCACCGCTATTTCATCATCAACAAACCATACGATATGGTTTCGCAATTCGTCAGTTCGCATGATGTGCGGTTGCTGGGCGATCTTGATTTTGAATTTCCGGAAGGCACACATGCCATTGGGCGATTAGATAATCATTCAGAAGGATTACTGCTTCTTACGACCAATAAAAAAGTAACACGACTGCTGTTTGATCCGAAGAAAAAACATGAACGTAGTTACCTCATCATGGTAAAGAATATTGTTACACCTGAATTGCTGGAACAATTAAGAACGGGTGTTTCCATTCCTGTTACAACCGGTGAAGACTATATCGCTGTACCTACTTCCATAGAAATCGTTGACAATGTAAAAGATCATTACATGCACATGGATGATGTGCGGCAGCAATATCCACATACATGGATGCTGATGACGTTAACAGAAGGCAAATTTCACCAGGTGCGGAAAATGTGTTTGGCGATTCATCGTCGTTGCTTGCGTTTGATCCGTGTTTCCATAGGCAACTTAAAACTCGGTGATTTGAAACCGGGTGATGTAAAAGAAATGGATGAAGATGAGTTTTTTGAGTTGATCGGGATTGAATATGCGGTGTAA
- a CDS encoding spheroidene monooxygenase, translating into MYAVLTIIRYKKRFIYFALLAMAIHRLPFLFRKDVHFSKTLGCGKGGTFSKTPDWQQWGLLVVMNDESLTAISDQPTLQQKAYGSFIRGWWKFFGCETWTVLLQPIEAHGSWDGKQAFGALPAKSDYEGRIAVLTRATIRPSKRSRFWEHVEAVSNDMRKANGFRFSVGIGESPWLRQATFSIWDSKEQMKQFAYKMPKHADVIQKTRQEKWYSEDMFVRFKVLNSWGTIKGGEPL; encoded by the coding sequence ATGTATGCAGTTTTAACCATCATTCGCTATAAAAAACGCTTTATCTATTTCGCTTTGCTGGCCATGGCCATCCATCGGCTGCCATTCCTGTTTCGAAAAGACGTACATTTTTCAAAAACACTGGGATGCGGCAAAGGCGGCACTTTCAGCAAAACACCCGACTGGCAACAGTGGGGATTATTAGTGGTGATGAATGACGAATCATTAACTGCCATCTCCGATCAACCAACATTACAGCAAAAAGCCTACGGCAGTTTTATCCGTGGCTGGTGGAAATTCTTTGGCTGCGAAACCTGGACGGTGCTACTGCAGCCCATCGAAGCACATGGAAGCTGGGATGGCAAGCAGGCGTTTGGGGCTTTGCCCGCCAAATCGGATTATGAAGGTCGGATCGCCGTGCTTACCCGGGCAACTATCCGCCCAAGCAAACGCTCCCGTTTTTGGGAACATGTAGAAGCCGTTTCGAACGATATGCGGAAAGCTAATGGCTTCCGGTTTTCGGTGGGCATTGGTGAATCGCCGTGGTTACGACAAGCCACCTTCTCCATTTGGGACAGCAAGGAACAGATGAAACAGTTTGCTTACAAAATGCCGAAGCATGCAGACGTGATACAAAAAACAAGACAAGAAAAATGGTATAGTGAGGATATGTTTGTGCGGTTTAAAGTGCTGAATAGTTGGGGAACTATAAAAGGAGGTGAACCGTTGTAG
- the smc gene encoding chromosome segregation protein SMC, protein MRLKSLEIKGFKSFADKTVVSFDEGVTGIIGPNGCGKSNIIDSIRWVIGEQKISHLRSENLESLVFNGSKTRSASGLAEVSLTFENTRNLLPTEFSTVTVTRKFYKSGESEYRLNDVQCRLKDIQNLFLDTGVSTDSYAIIELGMVDDIIKDKENSRRRMLEQAAGITIYKTRKKEAKNKLDATEQDLARIEDLLFEINNQLKTLENQAKKAEKYYEIKKDYREVSIELAKAALEGFNLTWKDLNEQHDAEVNKKVELEAKIATEEAAIEQEKVGFIEKEKELQTMQHAFNDMLQTLRSKENEKNLAQQRLHYLKEKETSLNDFLQKAGGQLKGIEESIEFTQLQITEEDAKLNDLGSQLDSLRSAVESTRKVFDEKRSGIDEIRKENQAIQRSQFEAEKNVAVGETSVQNLQRTIFQLKEEQTNRKQQLHQLEEEKQQKEYELNNCREELQQLQEQHAFTKDQILQTQEALEGLRNQLADENRKLDSKKNEHDLLKSLVDSMEGYPDSVKFLHNNPEWNVESPLLSDVIYCKEEYRTAVENLLEQYLNYYVVGNMSDALKAVHLLHANQKGKANFFMLDQFNGQAVLNNVPAGTISALSVVEVEAKYQSLINYLLGQVVIADDENNLPTDFDGVVLEKSGKFFKGKYALSGGSVGLFEGKKLGRAKNLERLHEEILAQETVVLDLKHAIQMRHNEVIGFNEQLKENAIKQTEAAINQLVNQVYGIDNRMENLRGMETNAVKRLEDLELQQEEVLENQQVYRDELEKYNSQLEELAGKLEVIEQEFTAAEQQYNEANQSYNDYNLNVTRQQSRVTALKQEFEFKQNQFQDLQLQITTNSAALEEAANQINESEVMLLEAQDGLVTLLQNKETEERKLNEADQYYYNLRNVLGEKESELRHKQKEKEQVDHLLNEIKDKLTELKLQLSGTKERLLVEFKVNLEEVIEEERTGEEPLEELQAKVDRMKKRLENLGEVNPTAIEAFEEMRKRYEFILEQKNDLVTAKESLLQTIQEVEATANQRFLETFNQVRENFQKVFKALFTEEDTADMVLENPENLADTGIDIIAKPKGKRPSSISQLSGGEKTLTATAMLFAIYLIKPAPFCILDEVDAPLDDANVGKFTNMIRQFSNNSQFIIVTHNKQTMGAVDVIYGVTMQEAGVSKLVPVDFRNLN, encoded by the coding sequence GTGCGTTTAAAGAGCTTAGAAATCAAGGGTTTTAAAAGTTTTGCCGATAAAACTGTGGTTAGTTTTGATGAGGGTGTAACCGGCATCATTGGCCCCAATGGCTGCGGCAAGAGTAATATTATTGATAGTATCCGCTGGGTAATTGGTGAGCAAAAGATCAGTCATCTCCGTAGTGAAAACCTCGAGAGCCTGGTATTTAATGGTTCCAAAACAAGAAGTGCTTCGGGTTTAGCCGAGGTGAGTCTGACGTTTGAGAACACCCGTAACCTGCTGCCCACCGAATTCAGTACCGTAACTGTTACCCGTAAGTTTTATAAGAGTGGTGAAAGTGAATACCGTCTCAACGATGTACAATGTCGTTTGAAGGATATCCAGAACCTTTTCCTCGATACCGGTGTAAGTACCGATAGCTATGCCATCATTGAATTGGGTATGGTGGATGATATCATCAAGGATAAAGAAAACAGCCGTCGCCGCATGTTGGAACAGGCTGCCGGTATCACCATCTACAAAACAAGAAAGAAAGAGGCGAAGAATAAACTGGATGCAACCGAACAGGATCTGGCACGTATTGAAGATCTGTTGTTCGAGATCAACAACCAGTTAAAAACATTAGAGAACCAGGCCAAGAAAGCAGAGAAGTATTACGAAATCAAAAAAGATTATCGTGAAGTGAGTATTGAGTTGGCGAAGGCGGCATTGGAAGGATTTAACCTTACATGGAAAGACCTGAATGAGCAGCACGATGCTGAAGTAAATAAAAAAGTGGAACTGGAAGCAAAGATCGCAACTGAAGAAGCGGCGATTGAGCAGGAGAAAGTTGGGTTTATTGAAAAGGAAAAAGAATTGCAAACGATGCAGCATGCGTTCAACGATATGCTTCAAACTTTGCGTTCGAAAGAAAACGAAAAGAATCTTGCGCAGCAGCGTTTGCATTATCTGAAAGAAAAAGAAACAAGTCTCAACGACTTTTTACAGAAAGCAGGCGGACAGTTAAAAGGTATTGAAGAAAGCATTGAGTTTACGCAGCTGCAGATCACAGAAGAAGATGCGAAGTTGAATGATCTCGGTTCGCAATTAGATAGTTTACGTAGTGCCGTTGAAAGTACACGTAAAGTGTTTGATGAAAAGCGTAGCGGTATTGATGAGATCCGTAAAGAAAATCAAGCGATTCAACGTAGCCAGTTTGAAGCGGAAAAGAATGTGGCTGTTGGTGAAACTTCAGTTCAAAACTTACAACGTACTATCTTCCAGTTAAAAGAAGAGCAAACAAACCGTAAGCAACAATTACATCAACTCGAAGAAGAAAAACAGCAGAAAGAATATGAGCTGAATAACTGTCGTGAAGAATTGCAACAGTTACAGGAGCAACATGCGTTTACCAAAGATCAGATCCTGCAAACACAGGAAGCGCTCGAAGGTTTACGTAATCAATTGGCTGATGAAAATAGAAAGCTTGATTCAAAAAAGAACGAGCATGATCTTTTGAAGAGTCTGGTTGATTCAATGGAAGGTTATCCCGACAGTGTGAAATTCTTGCACAACAATCCTGAGTGGAATGTTGAATCGCCTTTGTTGAGTGATGTAATCTATTGTAAAGAAGAATACAGAACAGCCGTTGAAAATTTGCTGGAGCAATACCTCAACTATTATGTGGTTGGGAATATGAGTGATGCATTGAAAGCCGTTCACTTATTACATGCCAACCAGAAAGGAAAGGCCAATTTCTTTATGCTTGATCAATTTAATGGTCAGGCCGTATTGAACAATGTTCCTGCAGGAACTATTTCTGCATTGAGTGTTGTTGAAGTGGAAGCAAAATATCAATCGCTCATCAATTACCTGTTAGGTCAGGTAGTGATTGCAGATGATGAAAATAATTTACCAACCGATTTTGATGGTGTTGTACTGGAGAAGAGCGGTAAGTTCTTCAAAGGGAAATATGCATTGAGCGGCGGTAGTGTTGGTTTGTTTGAAGGAAAGAAACTCGGTCGTGCAAAAAATCTTGAACGTTTACACGAAGAAATTTTAGCACAGGAAACGGTGGTGCTGGATCTGAAGCATGCCATTCAAATGCGTCACAACGAAGTGATCGGGTTTAATGAGCAGCTGAAAGAAAATGCAATCAAACAAACAGAAGCAGCCATCAATCAATTGGTGAACCAGGTATATGGTATTGACAACCGTATGGAAAACCTGCGAGGCATGGAAACCAATGCTGTAAAGCGTTTGGAAGACCTTGAACTGCAACAGGAAGAGGTGCTGGAAAATCAACAGGTGTACCGTGATGAACTGGAGAAATACAATTCACAGTTAGAAGAACTCGCAGGCAAGCTGGAAGTTATTGAGCAAGAGTTTACTGCTGCTGAACAACAATATAACGAAGCCAATCAATCGTACAACGATTATAACCTGAATGTTACCCGTCAGCAAAGCCGTGTAACTGCATTGAAACAGGAATTTGAATTCAAACAAAATCAATTCCAGGATCTGCAATTACAGATCACCACCAATTCTGCAGCGTTGGAAGAAGCCGCTAATCAGATCAACGAAAGCGAAGTGATGTTGCTGGAAGCGCAGGATGGTTTGGTAACATTGTTACAGAACAAAGAAACAGAAGAACGCAAACTCAACGAAGCAGATCAGTACTATTACAATCTGCGGAATGTGTTGGGTGAAAAAGAAAGCGAGCTGCGTCACAAACAAAAAGAGAAAGAGCAGGTTGATCATTTGCTCAACGAAATAAAAGATAAACTCACTGAACTGAAATTGCAGTTAAGCGGAACCAAAGAACGTTTACTGGTTGAGTTTAAAGTAAATCTTGAAGAAGTAATTGAAGAAGAACGCACAGGCGAAGAACCATTGGAAGAATTACAAGCCAAGGTTGATCGTATGAAGAAGCGTTTGGAAAATCTTGGTGAAGTAAATCCGACAGCGATCGAAGCGTTTGAAGAAATGCGCAAGCGTTATGAGTTTATTCTTGAACAGAAGAATGATCTGGTAACTGCAAAAGAATCGTTGCTGCAAACCATCCAGGAAGTGGAAGCAACAGCCAATCAACGTTTTCTTGAAACCTTTAACCAGGTGCGGGAGAATTTCCAGAAAGTATTTAAGGCCTTGTTTACAGAAGAAGATACTGCTGATATGGTGCTTGAAAATCCGGAGAACCTTGCAGATACCGGTATCGACATCATCGCCAAACCAAAAGGTAAACGCCCAAGCAGTATCTCTCAGTTGAGTGGTGGTGAGAAAACATTAACGGCAACAGCGATGTTGTTTGCGATCTATCTTATTAAACCTGCTCCGTTCTGTATTCTGGATGAGGTTGATGCACCATTGGATGATGCCAACGTAGGTAAGTTCACCAACATGATCCGTCAGTTCAGCAACAATTCACAGTTCATCATTGTAACGCATAATAAGCAAACAATGGGAGCCGTGGATGTGATCTATGGTGTAACCATGCAGGAGGCCGGTGTAAGTAAACTGGTGCCGGTGGATTTCAGGAACCTGAATTAA